The Ralstonia pseudosolanacearum genome includes the window CGCCCAGTTCGGAGAGCGGCACGATAGCCATGGCAACGATGCCCACCAGCGCCAGCGTGATCACGAGCTCGATCAGCGTGAAACCGTGGCCGCGACGGTTCGCGCGGCCACGGCCAAGGTGGAGGCCCCTCAGGCGGACCATGGCTCAGTTCGACCCGGTCGGGATCGGATGCAACGGGTTATCGGTCGGCATGTCGCTCGGCGACGTCGGCACGATCGGCGGCGGCGATGCCGCTGGCGGCGCGGCGACCGGCGCGGCAGGCGCTGGCGTGTAGGGCGCTGCCGGCGCGGGTGCGGGCGGAGCGGGCTCGGTCGGGCTGACCGCTGCCGCTGCCTCGGGCTCAGCCGTGCCAGTTGCCGGTGCTGCCGGTGCCGCCGCCGCGGGTGCTGCCGCTGCCGGCGGTGCCACCGCCGCTGGCACCGCTGCCGGTGCTGGCGGCGCCGGTGGCGCCACCCCTTCGGGCGGCGGCACCGAGGTCATGAAGCGACCACCGAACATCGCAGGCGGCGGCGTCGTGCGCGGTGCTACGGGCGGCTGCCCAAACGCACCGTTGGGCGGAACCGCGCCGCCGGCCGCGGCCGGCGCGGCAGCCTTGGGCGCCTGTTCACCACCCGTGGTGCCGCCGCCGACGGCGCCCGGAGAGACGACCGCCACCCCGGCGGCGGCCGCCGGAAGCGCCGCAGCGGGTGCAGCAGGTGCGGCGGGCGTAGCAGGTGCAGCGGGCGCGGCCACGCTCGGCGGATCGAGCCGCAATTGCTCGGTGCGCACAGTGCTGTCGGTGCCGGACCAGATCTCGCGCGTATCCGCGTCCGCCGCCATCTGCGGCCGCACGATATGCGGCGTGATCTGCAGCACGATCTCGGTCTTCTTGTGGTCGCCGTTGTGGTTCGAGAACAGGCGTCCGAGCACCGGCAGCTGCCCAAGCCCCGGAATCTTGTTGGCCGCGTCCCGATCTTCATCCTGGATCAGGCCGCCGAGAATCTGGGTCTCGCCGTCCTTGAGCCGCAGCGTCGTCGACGCATTGCGGGTGCCGATCTGGTAAGCGAGCGAGCTCAGGCCGGTCTGCGCGTTGCTGCTCGAGATGATCTGGGTGATGTTGCTGACCTCGAGGCTCATCTTGATGCCGACATCATTGTCCCGGTATACCTGGGGCTCGACCTCCAGCTTGATGCCGACATCCAGATACTGGATCGACTGCGAATAGACCGGGCCGCTCGTGCTCGGCACGCTGGAGCTCGAGATCACCGGCACCTTGTCGCCGATCAGGATCTTCGCCTTCTCCTTGTTGCGCGTGCGGATGCGCGGGCTCGCCAGCAGGTTCGCGTCGGTATCGGTCAGCTTGAGGTTGGCGGTTGCCGACAGCCCGCTGGCGGTCAGCTGATTGACGGTCAGATGGTGCAACGCGCCCCAGGTCGCCGCCGAAGACGGCGTCCCGAGCGAGAAGCTGTTCGGCCAGTCGATGCCGAGATCGGTCAGCCGGTCGCGCGACACCTCCAGCACCTCGACTTCCAGCATCACCTCCGGCTCGGGCAGATCCTGCGCGGCGATCATCCGCTCGGCCACGCGGATGGTCTCGGGTGTCGCCCGGATCGACACGGTATTGGCACGCTCGTCGGTGACGATCTCCTTGATCTTCAGGAGATTCTTCAGCAGCGTGTCGATGTGCTTGGCGTCCGTGTTGGACAGCTGGAACGTGCGCACCTTGAGGTCCTGGTATTCCTGCTGCTTGGCCGGCGTGGCCGGATAGATGAACACCGTGTTGGCGTTGAGCACCTTCTTCGCCAGCTGGCTCTGCAGCAGGATCATGTCGACCGTGTCGTCAAGCGCGGCGTTGGAGACGAAGATCGTGGTCTTCAGGTCGGTGCGCACGTCCCGATCGAAAATGACGTTCAGGCCGGTGGTACGCGACAGGGCCTCGAACACCATGCGCACGTTGGCATCCCGGAATTGCAGCGATACGGGCTTGCGCATGATCGACGCGGCGGTGTTCTTCTCTTCGGCGGCCTGCTTTTGCAGACGCCGCTTCTCGCCGATCTCGCGGTAGAGGCGCAATGCGCCGGCATCGTTCGGACTCTCCGCCAGCACGCGCTCGACGCGCTCGGCCGCGCCGTCATACGAGCCGCGCTCCATCATCCGCTCCGCTTCCTGGAGGACGACGCTGTTGCGCCGGTCGAGATCGATGGCGGCGGCGATGCGCCTGCCGCGCTCGTTGCCCGGATCCAGCCGCTGGGCTTGCAGGAGCAGGATCTGGGCCCGGTCGAAATCGTGAATCACGCGCAGCCGTTCCGCCCCGTCGAGCAAGTCCTTGACCTGGTGGTCGCGCTCATCGATGTACTTGAGCTTGAGCTCCGCGTTGGTCGGCTGCCGCTGGCTGGCGGTCTGCATCTGCTCGATGTCCCTGTTGGTGGCGCACCCGCCGATCAGGGCCACAGCCATGGCCCACGCCAGACCACGGTGCAGCGTGGCGGCGCTTCGATCGGGGAACGATGGGCAGCGGTCCGCTTCAAGCGCCGCTCCCGAACGGCAGGACGGTTTCATTTAGTTCCCCTCGCCTTGAACGGACATCGCCTGCCGCTGGTTGAGCGGCAGGTAAGTAAAGAGCGCACCCGTGGCCGCGATCGAGTCGAATCGATACGTCCCGTCGATCACGTCCCCGGGCGACACGATCAGGAGCCGGTCCCCGTTGCTGATGAACACCTGCGGCTTGGCCGCATCCGGATTGAGCGTGCCCAGGTAGACAAACGGCAGCGGCGGCGCGCTCGGCGCCGGTGCCGGCTCGGGGGCGGGCGCAACCGCTGCGGGTGGGGGCGGCGGAGGCGGCAGCCATGACAGCACGGTGAATGGATCATTCTCCGACTCCGGAGAGAGCGGCGGCCGCAAGGCGGCAAGGCGCTCGCGCGGCGTCGGCCCGTCCGTGGCGGCGGCGGGCGGCGTCTGGGTATCTGCCGAGGCCGGATTGGCCGCCGTCCGGTCGGATCGATGTCCTGCGTGGGCGTCGGTCACGCCCTTCCCATCCTGCACGCCCGATCGCACCACCGCTTGCCGCCCGCTGTGCGGCACCGCCGCCTCGGCGCGCGACGCCTGCAGGCGCTGCGCGCCGATCCAATAGGACAGCGCCGCGGCGGCCACCACGGCCACGCCGGCCAGGCTGCGGGTGACGAGGGTCGGTCTCATGATCGGCTCGCCCGGTAGATCAGATCAAACCGGATGCGCGCATCCAGCACATCGCCGCTGACCGCGGGCCGCTCGACGTGAATCTCCTGCAGCGCGGCGTTGGGCAGGCTGTTCAGCACCAGCGCCACGAAACGCCGGATCGCGACATAGCGGTCCTTGACCGGCAGCAGCACCTGGTAGGTCGTGTACGCCCCGGAGCGATCGGCCCCGATCTGATACTGCGCGGAACCAAGCGTGAGATTCGCCGCGCGCGCCTGCGCCAGAATCGTCGCCACGTCGTCGCTGCTCTGGGCAAAGAGCGGGAACCGTTCGGGCAGCGTGTCCAGCAACGGCGCATCCGAGTCGACGCGCACCGCCTGCGCGGCTGCCTGCGCCGCCGCGGCGCGCGCCAGCTG containing:
- a CDS encoding type IV pilus secretin PilQ, translating into MKPSCRSGAALEADRCPSFPDRSAATLHRGLAWAMAVALIGGCATNRDIEQMQTASQRQPTNAELKLKYIDERDHQVKDLLDGAERLRVIHDFDRAQILLLQAQRLDPGNERGRRIAAAIDLDRRNSVVLQEAERMMERGSYDGAAERVERVLAESPNDAGALRLYREIGEKRRLQKQAAEEKNTAASIMRKPVSLQFRDANVRMVFEALSRTTGLNVIFDRDVRTDLKTTIFVSNAALDDTVDMILLQSQLAKKVLNANTVFIYPATPAKQQEYQDLKVRTFQLSNTDAKHIDTLLKNLLKIKEIVTDERANTVSIRATPETIRVAERMIAAQDLPEPEVMLEVEVLEVSRDRLTDLGIDWPNSFSLGTPSSAATWGALHHLTVNQLTASGLSATANLKLTDTDANLLASPRIRTRNKEKAKILIGDKVPVISSSSVPSTSGPVYSQSIQYLDVGIKLEVEPQVYRDNDVGIKMSLEVSNITQIISSSNAQTGLSSLAYQIGTRNASTTLRLKDGETQILGGLIQDEDRDAANKIPGLGQLPVLGRLFSNHNGDHKKTEIVLQITPHIVRPQMAADADTREIWSGTDSTVRTEQLRLDPPSVAAPAAPATPAAPAAPAAALPAAAAGVAVVSPGAVGGGTTGGEQAPKAAAPAAAGGAVPPNGAFGQPPVAPRTTPPPAMFGGRFMTSVPPPEGVAPPAPPAPAAVPAAVAPPAAAAPAAAAPAAPATGTAEPEAAAAVSPTEPAPPAPAPAAPYTPAPAAPVAAPPAASPPPIVPTSPSDMPTDNPLHPIPTGSN
- a CDS encoding secretion system X translation initiation factor, which gives rise to MRPTLVTRSLAGVAVVAAAALSYWIGAQRLQASRAEAAVPHSGRQAVVRSGVQDGKGVTDAHAGHRSDRTAANPASADTQTPPAAATDGPTPRERLAALRPPLSPESENDPFTVLSWLPPPPPPPAAVAPAPEPAPAPSAPPLPFVYLGTLNPDAAKPQVFISNGDRLLIVSPGDVIDGTYRFDSIAATGALFTYLPLNQRQAMSVQGEGN